One Bufo gargarizans isolate SCDJY-AF-19 chromosome 4, ASM1485885v1, whole genome shotgun sequence DNA window includes the following coding sequences:
- the LOC122935946 gene encoding receptor-transporting protein 3-like: MEEYMWKNIFENEILDQGINNVWSFCVDENLRPQMGYLQYKQYTYGRFQCSSCERWWNSAQVHIMFLIRLEPTSRRGTVKMKIYRQTCRRCNTSIFQKPEISRENIKRVISNLVSKIQSMVYGRRNTNPPLMPENYSADVDGPHEKKHCEACQMQVCSWNTEHGLKTKVDNPQLLASSRIQQQTKKISFYTNVPHRPTAAVHQSPDNESATTILLIVALLIVVWSVIQGFSKQ; encoded by the exons ATGGAGGAATATATGTGGAAAAACATATTTGAAAATGAGATACTGGATCAAGGAATTAACAATGTGTGGAGCTTTTGTGTGGATGAAAACCTCCGGCCACAGATGGGCTATCTGCAGTACAAACAGTACACCTATGGAAG ATTTCAGTGCTCAAGCTGTGAGAGATGGTGGAACTCGGCACAGGTACATATCATGTTTTTGATAAGGTTGGAGCCAACATCTAGACGTGGCACTGTGAAAATGAAGATCTACAGGCAAACATGTAGACGATGTAACACCTCTATTTTTCAAAAGCCTGAAATCAGCAGAGAGAACATTAAGCGGGTTATCAGCAATCTGGTAAGCAAAATCCAAAGCATGGTCTATGGACGGAGAAATACAAACCCACCGTTAATGCCTGAGAATTACAGTGCTGATGTGGATGGACCTCATGAAAAGAAGCATTGCGAGGCTTGTCAGATGCAGGTGTGTTCATGGAATACAGAGCATGGATTAAAAACAAAGGTCGATAATCCCCAGCTATTGGCAAGTTCAAGAATTCAACAACAAACTAAAAAGATTTCCTTTTACACTAATGTACCTCACCGTCCAACTGCGGCAGTTCACCAGTCACCAGATAACGAAAGTGCAACAACGATTCTTTTAATAGTTGCTTTACTAATTGTTGTTTGGTCGGTAATTCAAGGTTTCTCAAAACAATAG